A segment of the Eleutherodactylus coqui strain aEleCoq1 chromosome 6, aEleCoq1.hap1, whole genome shotgun sequence genome:
CACTCATGGCAGATGTTTCGTACATGAAAAgtattgtattcctttttttactcCTTTTCACTGGAGACAACTATTTTCCTTTACACTTGCACTTAATCAGATTGGCCAATATTGCCTCTGGCAAAAGCTATCTTGCTTCTTGTTTGGGGCTATTTAAGCTTAATGTAAAGCCTACTCCCTTGCTTGAGTATTGTCAATAAGCTTTCTTTGCTTCAGTCTCATTCCTCAGAGGACAGTCTTTCCCAAACTAATCACAAAACTGTGCAGATTAACTGCTACCTAGTGATCGCCTAGCAAGATAACATTAATGTAATGCAAAACTATATGTAGACTTTTAAAGgtgttgtgccaagatagaaagttatcTCCTTTGCAATACATAGGGAAtaactatctgattggtgggatcCTTCACCAATCCCGAGATTTTGGGTCTCAAAGGTTCCTGCATAAGTGGAGTGGCTATAGCTTATgtctgctgccactccattcatttaaatataAATGTCGGAAATTGCTGAGTGCTTCACCATGGGAGTAGTAGGTCCAAGTAGTTGGACCCCAACCACACGTAAAAATGTGTAGTCTATCCTGTAGGTAGGGGAGAACTTTTCAGTTTGGCAACACACCTTAAAACATTTGCTACTATAAACCTGAGAGCCCAGACCAACTCCATTGCTATAATGAAGTCATAAAAAATAACTACCAGGATAGAAGGTATATTAGCAGTCAGTGGTGGCCAACCTCAACTCAGTGATGAGAAGCTTTTCATGTTTTGAACTTCCTCACTGGTGGAGAAGGGCCTCATTCCAAGTTTTCCAATGGTAGCTTATGGACACTTGCGAAGTCCCTAAATGAAGAAACTTCTTGAATGTAAATGATTGTGAAGACAGTAGAATTATGATCACTTACATTTATGGCAGTACTATCTAGATCTGAACCCAAGGCAGGAAATGCTTTGGTGCACTAGTTTTTATAACTTTGCTTACTCTTCAGTAGATTGATGAGGGTGCTTTTCACATCCTTGTTCCTCACACTGTATATAAATGGGTTTAACATCGGGGTTACTGCTGTATATAGAATAGGCAATATCTTGTCTGTTTCAGTAGcgtaatgacaattttttttcgaGTGAGGCCGCAGATACATAAACATAAGTGTCCCATAGTAGAGGGACACAACAGTGAGATGAGAGGCACATGTGGAGAAGGATTTCTGCCTCCCTTGTGATGAAGTAATCTTTAGAATACTGGAGATAATATGTGCATATGATATTAGAGTcaagaaaaaagcacatacaagaATAAATCCTCCAGTGATGTATAGAGATAAATCATTAACAAAGGTATCTCCACAAGACATTCGAATAAAAGCAGGTACCTCACAAAAGTAGTTGTTGATGTTGAGACAATTGCAGAATGAGAGCTGGAATGTAAAAGACACCTGAAGGAGAGAGTCAATCAATCCAGCACTCAATGATCCCACAGCTAAGTAAAAACACAAGGTCTTATTCATTATGGTGTTATAATGCAAAGGTCTACAAATAGCAGCAAATCTATCATAGGCCATGATGGCAAGTAATAAGCATTCTGTTGCACCCAAAGTTAAGGAGACATACATCTGTGTTGCACAACCCAAAAAGGAAATACTTCTGTCTTTTGCTAAGGTATTCCTAAGGAGGACAGGAACGACAGAGGAGGAGAAGCAGATGTCAATGATGGCGAGGTTGGTCAAAAAAAAGTACATGGGGCTGTGTAGAGCTGGATTGATCCTAACAACGGTGATCAGCAGAAGGTTTCCTAATATGGTCATTAAATACATTATCAAAAATATGAGAAAGAAAATAACTTTTAGCTGAGGGTCAGTAGACAACCCAAGTAAGATGAACCTAGGTGAAACAGTTAGGTTTAGTTGTTCCATAACATTTAGATGGTTTCAATATTTCATGAAAAAAGATCATTAGTTTCTAAACTTTTTCTGAAAATGTAAGAGTCGATCATGTAAGATATTGGCTGAAAAAattacagactaaaatataaaaatattttaaaaaattggccGCGCAATCCTAAAGCATTACCATATCCATCCTGTAAttcaagactatacaaatttatttaaaaatgtacaaaacaaaATAGGAGATCCATTCCTGTACttgattttagtgtaaatatactaaattta
Coding sequences within it:
- the LOC136571931 gene encoding olfactory receptor 5AR1-like, producing MEQLNLTVSPRFILLGLSTDPQLKVIFFLIFLIMYLMTILGNLLLITVVRINPALHSPMYFFLTNLAIIDICFSSSVVPVLLRNTLAKDRSISFLGCATQMYVSLTLGATECLLLAIMAYDRFAAICRPLHYNTIMNKTLCFYLAVGSLSAGLIDSLLQVSFTFQLSFCNCLNINNYFCEVPAFIRMSCGDTFVNDLSLYITGGFILVCAFFLTLISYAHIISSILKITSSQGRQKSFSTCASHLTVVSLYYGTLMFMYLRPHSKKNCHYATETDKILPILYTAVTPMLNPFIYSVRNKDVKSTLINLLKSKQSYKN